A region from the Hyalangium gracile genome encodes:
- a CDS encoding SusC/RagA family TonB-linked outer membrane protein → MMKRVLISGCALALLATEAPAQEATTTDQAPQTPAATTPAPESPAAAAPAEAAPTPPASTEAAAAATPTPPPPATGKAGPGMRMLRGRTFDKQSGEPVPLVRVIIKGTTKGVETDVKGYFTLEIPQDTVVLDISSQDYKQRDVLVPSTQQSVNIPLEPSFTEELVVVGRASEVARKNLANSVATVKAEEVNRAPAATVDQALQGKVAGANIQSNSGAPGGGLQMRLRGVSTIYGQSAPLYVIDGVLVSDVAVASGVFAVTKSTGGSNPDPTQDNQVNRIADINPNDIESIEILKGASAAAIYGSKASNGVIIINTKRGRAGDEPKVDISQRFGVYTLSRTLGTRQYGSVDEVIERFGADAAQYYTPGVTYDHEGQLAGRRELSTETVASVSGASGNTRYFGSAQIKNDEGIIANTGYEKQSFRLNVGQKLGELVDVNASANVVHSLGQRGITNNDNTLITYYMALTPTPSFVDLRADESGLFPANPFIKNGSNPLQTAALAKNDEDVWRVIAAGDVTINAYKDADSELRILGNVGLDRFQQENTLLFPPELHFESADGALGTSLYGTTQSRNINGGVNAVYNYKPAGAGLSSNTSVGLQLEERSLDSVYVVSQNLVAGQPNVDAGTDVNLRQRLELVRDRGYYVQEEMILLDERLTLIGALRGEQSSNNGNPNALFFYPKLATAYRIPSFHPTVDEFKVRAAYGETGNQPLYSQKFTELQAKSNIEGNAGLITTGIAGDPNIKPERQREVELGLDAIFLGGNLVTELTVYQRNISDLLLKPVPAPSTGYVTQYVNGGALRNRGVELMVQVRPITTTAFEWTSNTTFALNRSKVTSLPGPSFLAGGFGTSLGAFRIQEGQSATQIVGNVKDADGNVVERKVGDTEPDFRMGFANTLRYNSFSLSFLVDWQQGSDVVNLTRLLFDDTKNSPDYSSGGKERYEAWDSGKNILPYIEDATFVKLREVTFSYQLPEAWVTRIPKVKSARLSISGRNLLTFTSYSGLDPEVSNFGNQPIARNIDVAPFPPSRSFWTSIDVGF, encoded by the coding sequence ATGATGAAACGGGTGTTGATTTCGGGGTGCGCGCTCGCGCTCCTCGCGACCGAGGCCCCTGCTCAGGAAGCGACGACGACGGATCAGGCGCCCCAGACGCCTGCCGCCACCACGCCCGCTCCTGAGTCTCCTGCCGCCGCGGCCCCCGCCGAGGCCGCGCCCACTCCGCCCGCTTCCACCGAGGCTGCCGCGGCCGCCACCCCAACGCCTCCGCCTCCGGCGACCGGCAAGGCCGGCCCCGGCATGCGCATGCTCCGCGGCCGGACCTTCGACAAGCAGTCCGGTGAGCCCGTGCCGCTGGTGCGCGTCATCATCAAGGGCACCACGAAGGGCGTGGAGACGGACGTGAAGGGCTACTTCACCCTGGAGATTCCCCAGGACACGGTGGTCCTCGACATCTCCAGCCAGGACTACAAGCAGCGCGACGTGCTGGTGCCGTCCACCCAGCAGAGCGTGAACATCCCCCTGGAGCCCAGCTTCACCGAGGAGCTGGTCGTCGTCGGTCGCGCCAGCGAGGTGGCCCGCAAGAACCTGGCCAACTCCGTGGCCACCGTGAAGGCCGAGGAGGTCAACCGCGCTCCGGCCGCCACCGTGGACCAGGCGCTGCAGGGCAAGGTGGCCGGCGCCAACATCCAGTCCAACTCGGGCGCGCCGGGCGGCGGCCTGCAGATGCGGCTGCGCGGCGTGTCCACCATCTACGGCCAGTCGGCGCCGCTCTACGTGATTGACGGCGTGCTCGTCAGCGACGTGGCGGTGGCCTCCGGCGTCTTCGCGGTGACCAAGTCCACCGGCGGCTCCAACCCGGACCCCACCCAGGACAACCAGGTCAACCGCATCGCGGACATCAACCCCAACGACATCGAGAGCATCGAGATCCTCAAGGGCGCCTCCGCCGCCGCCATCTACGGCTCCAAGGCCAGCAACGGCGTCATCATCATCAACACCAAGCGGGGCCGCGCCGGGGACGAGCCCAAGGTGGACATCTCCCAGCGCTTCGGCGTCTACACGCTGTCCAGGACGCTGGGCACGCGGCAGTACGGCTCGGTGGACGAAGTCATCGAGCGCTTCGGCGCGGACGCCGCCCAGTACTACACCCCCGGAGTCACGTACGACCACGAGGGGCAGCTGGCGGGCCGGCGGGAGCTCTCCACGGAGACGGTGGCCAGCGTGAGCGGCGCCTCCGGCAACACGCGCTACTTCGGCTCGGCTCAAATCAAGAACGACGAGGGCATCATCGCCAACACCGGCTACGAGAAGCAGTCCTTCCGCCTCAACGTGGGGCAGAAGCTCGGAGAGCTGGTGGACGTCAACGCCTCGGCCAACGTCGTCCACTCGCTGGGCCAGCGCGGCATCACCAACAACGACAACACGCTCATCACCTATTACATGGCGCTGACGCCCACGCCCAGCTTCGTGGACCTGCGCGCGGACGAGTCGGGCCTCTTCCCGGCCAACCCCTTCATCAAGAACGGCTCCAACCCGCTGCAGACCGCCGCCCTGGCGAAGAATGACGAGGACGTGTGGCGCGTCATCGCCGCCGGCGACGTCACCATCAACGCCTACAAGGACGCCGACAGCGAGCTGCGCATCCTGGGCAACGTCGGCCTGGACCGGTTCCAGCAGGAGAACACCCTGCTGTTCCCGCCCGAGCTGCACTTCGAGTCGGCCGACGGCGCGCTGGGCACCTCGCTGTACGGCACCACCCAGTCGCGCAACATCAACGGCGGGGTGAACGCGGTGTACAACTACAAGCCCGCGGGCGCGGGCCTGAGCTCCAACACCTCCGTGGGCCTGCAGCTCGAGGAGCGCTCGCTGGACTCGGTGTACGTGGTGAGCCAGAACCTGGTGGCCGGTCAGCCCAACGTGGACGCGGGCACCGACGTCAACCTGCGCCAGCGCCTGGAGCTGGTGCGTGACCGCGGCTACTACGTGCAGGAGGAGATGATCCTCCTGGACGAGCGGCTCACGCTCATCGGCGCGCTGCGCGGCGAGCAGAGCAGCAACAACGGCAACCCCAACGCGCTGTTCTTCTACCCGAAGCTGGCCACCGCCTACCGCATCCCCTCCTTCCACCCGACGGTGGACGAGTTCAAGGTGCGCGCGGCGTACGGCGAGACGGGCAACCAGCCGCTCTACAGCCAGAAGTTCACCGAGCTGCAGGCCAAGAGCAACATCGAGGGCAACGCGGGCCTCATCACCACCGGCATCGCGGGCGACCCCAACATCAAGCCCGAGCGGCAGCGCGAGGTGGAGCTGGGCCTGGACGCCATCTTCCTGGGCGGCAACCTGGTGACGGAGCTCACCGTCTACCAGCGCAACATCAGCGATCTGCTCCTCAAGCCGGTGCCGGCGCCCTCCACGGGCTACGTCACGCAGTACGTCAACGGCGGCGCGCTGCGCAACCGCGGCGTGGAGCTGATGGTGCAGGTGCGGCCCATCACCACCACGGCCTTCGAGTGGACCTCCAACACCACCTTCGCCCTCAACCGCAGCAAGGTGACGAGCCTGCCGGGGCCCTCGTTCCTGGCCGGCGGCTTCGGCACCAGCCTGGGCGCCTTCCGCATCCAGGAGGGCCAGTCCGCCACGCAGATCGTCGGCAACGTGAAGGACGCGGATGGCAACGTGGTGGAGCGCAAGGTGGGCGACACGGAGCCGGACTTCCGCATGGGGTTCGCCAACACGCTGCGCTACAACAGCTTCAGCCTCTCGTTCCTGGTGGACTGGCAGCAGGGCAGCGACGTCGTCAACCTGACGCGCCTGCTGTTCGACGACACCAAGAACTCGCCGGACTACAGCTCGGGCGGCAAGGAGCGGTACGAGGCGTGGGACAGCGGCAAGAACATCCTGCCCTACATCGAGGACGCCACCTTCGTGAAGCTGCGCGAGGTGACGTTCAGCTACCAGCTGCCGGAGGCGTGGGTCACCCGCATCCCCAAGGTGAAGTCGGCGCGGCTGAGCATCAGCGGCCGCAACCTGCTCACCTTCACCAGCTACTCGGGCCTGGATCCGGAGGTCAGCAACTTCGGCAACCAGCCCATCGCCCGCAACATCGACGTGGCCCCCTTCCCGCCCAGCCGCAGCTTCTGGACGTCCATCGATGTGGGGTTCTAA
- a CDS encoding RagB/SusD family nutrient uptake outer membrane protein: MRTRTMKQQVLLALCATSLGLGACGLDVPNLNNPSLESFQERPTPAAIYSASTGLLIGNRAGVSAQAGYVAQLGILGRESFTLDAADPRYVTEMVRGNLDPGSPAFGGSNWANPYANIRNANTLLAALDKVNGVSDAQKEAIQGFAKTIQALDFLVVINTRDTNGAPINVGGLITEPLGEIESKEAVFAHIVTLLEEAKGHLNAGGDAFPFPLSSGYTGFNKPKDFLKFNRALAARVYVYRGDFNAALTALGESFLDTTKPLTLGVYHTFSTGPGDVPNALKNDNIYANPTLRTDADLKANGAIDDRVTRKTASADETKYDDNLKSDLVFTLYDSQSTPVPIIRNEELILLRAEANIGLRNYGPATEDINFIRTTSGGLEPRTDLGEANILDELLKQKRYSLLFEGGHRWIDMRRYGKLDQLDKAGGIIHDKFPLPKSETDARQ, encoded by the coding sequence ATGAGGACTCGAACCATGAAGCAGCAGGTGCTCCTGGCGCTGTGCGCCACCTCCCTGGGGCTCGGGGCGTGTGGCCTCGACGTGCCCAACCTCAACAACCCCAGCCTGGAGTCGTTCCAGGAGCGGCCCACGCCGGCCGCCATCTACTCGGCCTCCACGGGCCTGCTGATCGGCAACCGGGCGGGCGTCAGCGCCCAGGCCGGCTACGTGGCCCAGCTGGGCATCCTCGGCCGCGAGTCGTTCACCCTGGACGCAGCCGACCCGCGCTACGTCACCGAGATGGTCCGCGGGAATCTGGACCCCGGTAGCCCCGCCTTCGGTGGCAGCAACTGGGCCAACCCGTACGCCAACATCCGCAACGCCAACACGCTGCTGGCCGCGCTGGACAAGGTGAACGGCGTGTCGGATGCCCAGAAGGAGGCCATCCAGGGCTTCGCGAAGACGATCCAGGCGCTGGACTTCCTGGTCGTCATCAACACCCGGGACACCAACGGCGCTCCCATCAACGTGGGCGGGCTCATCACCGAGCCGCTGGGGGAGATCGAGAGCAAGGAGGCGGTGTTCGCCCACATCGTCACGCTGCTCGAGGAGGCGAAGGGCCACCTGAATGCGGGCGGGGACGCGTTCCCGTTCCCGCTGAGCAGCGGCTACACGGGCTTCAACAAGCCGAAGGACTTCCTGAAGTTCAACCGCGCGCTCGCGGCCCGCGTGTATGTGTACCGGGGCGACTTCAACGCCGCGCTGACGGCGCTGGGGGAGTCCTTCCTCGACACCACCAAGCCGCTGACGCTGGGCGTGTACCACACCTTCAGCACGGGCCCGGGCGACGTGCCCAACGCCCTCAAGAACGACAACATCTACGCCAACCCGACGCTCCGGACCGACGCGGACCTCAAGGCGAACGGCGCCATCGATGATCGCGTCACCCGGAAGACGGCGTCGGCGGACGAGACCAAGTACGACGACAACCTGAAGTCGGACCTGGTCTTCACGCTGTACGACAGCCAGTCGACGCCGGTGCCCATCATCCGCAACGAGGAGCTCATCCTCCTGCGGGCCGAGGCGAACATCGGCCTGAGGAACTACGGCCCGGCCACGGAGGACATCAACTTCATCCGCACCACCTCGGGCGGCCTGGAGCCGCGCACGGACCTGGGTGAGGCCAACATCCTGGACGAGCTGCTCAAGCAGAAGCGGTACTCACTGCTGTTCGAGGGTGGACACCGCTGGATCGACATGCGGCGCTACGGGAAGCTGGATCAGCTGGACAAGGCGGGGGGCATCATCCACGACAAGTTCCCCCTCC